From the Spiroplasma sp. BIUS-1 genome, one window contains:
- a CDS encoding dual specificity protein phosphatase, whose protein sequence is MSKKIVKNLYLGDMHSVPEDADLILSCAQEIFTTQNPKDGENKIVQENNKRILYNFEDYPYLEDMDKSLILDAIQQIENNIKDKKIYVHCIWGINRSASIVFMYLVRNKIIKANSYQEAQKKFWQIYPEHSPNPGWKKFLELNYPYNLKNS, encoded by the coding sequence ATGAGTAAAAAAATCGTAAAGAACTTATATTTAGGAGACATGCATTCAGTTCCTGAAGATGCTGATTTGATCTTGAGCTGTGCTCAAGAGATATTCACAACACAAAACCCTAAAGATGGTGAAAACAAAATAGTACAAGAAAACAATAAGAGAATTTTGTACAACTTTGAAGATTATCCTTATCTAGAAGATATGGACAAATCTTTAATATTGGATGCAATTCAACAAATTGAAAACAATATTAAAGATAAAAAAATCTATGTTCACTGTATTTGAGGAATAAATAGAAGTGCAAGTATAGTGTTTATGTATTTAGTAAGAAATAAGATTATTAAAGCAAATAGTTACCAAGAAGCTCAAAAGAAATTCTGACAGATCTATCCAGAACACTCACCAAACCCAGGGTGAAAGAAATTTTTGGAGTTAAATTATCCTTATAATTTAAAAAATAGTTAA